The genomic segment AAGTAGCGCCTAGTAGGAGATTATGTTATTCACTGGTTACTTTTAGTTAATAAACAGATGTGACTTATTTTATTAATCCTAAATAGACATCCATCAAATTCGATGTTAAAAAATAAAGAAGCCCTTATAAAGCCAACCTACTTTGAGTAATCAAATAATATCGCAAAGAAAAGATGCTCCTTAAGCCATACAACAGGCTGTGGAGCACCTTTTTCTATTTTTCTAAACTAGTGAGCCAAGTTACAAGCTCTTCTGTCTGAGCAAGGACAGCAATCGGATCATAATACCATGAACGTTCCTCTGGCCATACATAGAGGTGACCATTCTTGACCGCTGGCAGGCTGCCCCAAACAGGATCTGCTTCAAAATCGGCAACTGTTCGACTGTTGGAAGTCAAAATGATATAATCACCTGCGTAACTTTCTAACATTTCCGCCGAGAGTTCGGCCCATTGCTTCTCCATAATTTCATCGGCAATAACGCTAGGTGGTTTGCGTCCTAGTGCTTGGTAGACTGGCTGTCCGCCACGGCCGAAATTATCACCGTATACATATGTTGATTTGTCAATGTCCTCCATAATCGAGAAACTTGCATCTTTGCCGATAGCTGCATCAACCTTAGCTTTAGCGTCTGCAATTTGCTGGTCATAATTATTTAGCCAAACTTCTGCTTCCTTTTCTTTACCAAGTAGTTGACCGAAAAAGGTCAGTTCCTCGTGAGCATTTTTCAAATCACCATATGGAATAACGATTGTTGGAGCGATTTTGCTTAAAATCTCATAGCTCTCTCCATTTCCAGTAATGATAAGATCCGGGTTAAGGGCGAGAATACTTTCAGCAGACGGACTTCCGTAAACTCCAGTATCAGAAACACCCAAAAGTTCATTTTCAAAATAATAGTTATTAATTGTCAGTTCCGGTGCTCCCACTGGTATAACATCTAAGGCAATCAGACTGCCAAGGTATTCCTCTGCTACAATACGTTGCGGTTTGATAGGAATTTCAATCTCTCCATTTACTGTAGCAATAGTTTTCGTAGTGCTGTTCGTGTTAGCTCCTGAATTTTGGTCCGATTCCACTTTATCGGTCGCTCCGCTATTTGAAGCTTTCTCTGTCGCTCCGCAAGCGGAAAGGACTATCAAGATTAGAAATAATACTAACGGAACAATTAGCCTCAGCCTCTGCCCCCAATGATGGTTTTCTTGTGTATACAACTTTAAATCCCCCTTAATTAATAATGATAATCATTATCACTTATAATATTAAGGGGTCTGGACAGAATTGTCTATGCACTAAAATGATCTAATCCCCTTCATTTTTGTGATATTAGCACCCTCATAAGCTCATGCAACTGAGCTTGGGAGGACAGCGGGTCATAGCCATAAAACAAATCTGGCTGTTCAATTAAGTACATCCGATTTTGTTTGATTGCCTCCATCTTCAGCCAAGACTCTGACTGAAATAAGCGCTTCATTCGTTTCTTTGTCTCTGGATTTGAAGGTATCCCAGTAATAAAGATATGGTCAGCTGGGTGGTCTGCAATAGCTTCAATCTCTTCCTCTACAAACCCCCGTTGTTCAATACCATGCTTAAGCAAAGAGCCTGGAGGACGAAAGCCGATATCTTCATACAAGATTTGGCTTCCTCTTCCATGGCTACTATGAATGCTGTAAGCAGAACTTGTACCGATTTCCCACAATACTGCCGTTCCCCGTTTTCCAAGCTGCTGGTCCAGTTTCTGATTAAAGGCCCATATTTGTTCATCGTAATGTGCGAGCCATTCCTCTACCTGCTGTTGTCTTTCTACAACGTCAGCAATGTGGCGAAATTGCTCTCTCCAGCTCATGTCCATAAAAGGAAGGCCAAGCACGGGAGCCAGCGGTAGAAGTTCTTTGCTCCCCTTCACAGTATAATAATCAATGATTAAATCAGGCCGAGTGGAAGCAATGGTGTTATAAAAAGAGGATGTACTTATTCCAAATTCATAGAGTTTTTGCAAGGGATTCACTGGATTTATACTTTCCATCCAGGAGGAATATACGCCTAGCTCTGGCGTGATACCTAATGCCAGTAAGCATGCAGTATGGTTACTATTAAGAGCAACTACACGTTTTTTCTTTTGATGATAGGCGGTAGGTGATAAACCGACCAATTGCTTAAATTTCCGACTTAAATAAGCACCTTCTTTATAGCCCACTTCCTGTGCCAATTTCTCTAGTTTTGGCATATCGTATAGCAGCCTATTCTGAGATGCACGAATCCGTAGCAAGGCAAGGTAATCACTGAAGGTTTGAGAAGTATGTCTGCGAAATGCACGCGAGAAATGTTCAGGGCTTACTTGTGCGATTGTTGCCATTTGCTCACGCGTCACATCCTCATGAAAATGTGTGTCTACATAATGAAGAACTTGTTCCATCCACGCGTTATTTTTCTGTTGTTGTCCCTCTAGTTCATCATATAGCACCGCTAATAGCTCAACGAATAATTGTTGAAATTGAAACGGTTTACGTTCACTTAGTTGTTTCGAAGCCCTTTCTAGCTCGGCCGTCAGACTTAATATGTTCAAAGAACAGTTCCGAAGAGGTTCAGGATGCTTTAATACATTCGGTTGAATACCATCAGACGTTAAGCAACGGTAGCTAATCAATGTCCCCTTAAAACTTGTATGCAATTGTGTAGACACCTTCAATTCATGGGAATTATGCCATAGCATTACACAACCACGTGACAATTCGTATTGCTGTTCTTGAAGATCTAGTAAACCGCTTCCATTTATAATAACGAGAATACAAGGGAATCGTGTCATTTCTTCATCAATACAAGGTAAAGAACCTTCCCAGTTAGCTATGCTTACAGGGTAATAATATGTATGAGATAATGAGAT from the Sporosarcina psychrophila genome contains:
- a CDS encoding ABC transporter substrate-binding protein; the protein is MYTQENHHWGQRLRLIVPLVLFLILIVLSACGATEKASNSGATDKVESDQNSGANTNSTTKTIATVNGEIEIPIKPQRIVAEEYLGSLIALDVIPVGAPELTINNYYFENELLGVSDTGVYGSPSAESILALNPDLIITGNGESYEILSKIAPTIVIPYGDLKNAHEELTFFGQLLGKEKEAEVWLNNYDQQIADAKAKVDAAIGKDASFSIMEDIDKSTYVYGDNFGRGGQPVYQALGRKPPSVIADEIMEKQWAELSAEMLESYAGDYIILTSNSRTVADFEADPVWGSLPAVKNGHLYVWPEERSWYYDPIAVLAQTEELVTWLTSLEK
- a CDS encoding ABC transporter substrate-binding protein: MANHLSKHNISLSHTYYYPVSIANWEGSLPCIDEEMTRFPCILVIINGSGLLDLQEQQYELSRGCVMLWHNSHELKVSTQLHTSFKGTLISYRCLTSDGIQPNVLKHPEPLRNCSLNILSLTAELERASKQLSERKPFQFQQLFVELLAVLYDELEGQQQKNNAWMEQVLHYVDTHFHEDVTREQMATIAQVSPEHFSRAFRRHTSQTFSDYLALLRIRASQNRLLYDMPKLEKLAQEVGYKEGAYLSRKFKQLVGLSPTAYHQKKKRVVALNSNHTACLLALGITPELGVYSSWMESINPVNPLQKLYEFGISTSSFYNTIASTRPDLIIDYYTVKGSKELLPLAPVLGLPFMDMSWREQFRHIADVVERQQQVEEWLAHYDEQIWAFNQKLDQQLGKRGTAVLWEIGTSSAYSIHSSHGRGSQILYEDIGFRPPGSLLKHGIEQRGFVEEEIEAIADHPADHIFITGIPSNPETKKRMKRLFQSESWLKMEAIKQNRMYLIEQPDLFYGYDPLSSQAQLHELMRVLISQK